One genomic window of Bactrocera dorsalis isolate Fly_Bdor chromosome 4, ASM2337382v1, whole genome shotgun sequence includes the following:
- the LOC105226952 gene encoding leucine-rich repeat-containing protein 20 isoform X2, with protein sequence MAHAVVRVVERCENAQDNESLDLSECQLMQIPDAVYHLMRNTQLKTCDLSSNVIKKIPAKFALKFNLITDLNLSHNQMTKLPDELADLNALARLNISHNSFIVLPPVVFKMPKLRELDASHNAIIEIDTDEMITSDNLELVNLRHNPLGRTCHRKLKNVSTSFRLEISEYNEDDDW encoded by the exons ATGGCACATGCTGTGGTGCGTGTCGTAGAAAGATGTGAAAATGCGCAAGATAATGAGTCATTAG acTTGTCCGAATGCCAGCTGATGCAGATTCCCGACGCGGTTTATCATTTGATGCGCAATACTCAACTAAAGACCTGTGATCTCAGCAGCAATGTCATCAAAAAGATACCAGCGAAATTTGCGCTCAAATTTAATCTCATTACAG ACCTCAACCTCTCACACAATCAAATGACCAAATTGCCCGATGAGTTGGCAGATCTGAATGCGTTGGCGCGGCTAAATATCTCACACAACTCATTTATTGTTTTGCCACCAGTTGTGTTTAAAATGCCCAAATTGCGAGAACTGGACGCCAGTCACAATGCGATCATTG AAATCGACACCGATGAAATGATCACAAGCGATAACCTAGAATTAGTTAACCTGCGACATAATCCCTTGGGAAGAACCTGCCACCGCAAATTGAAAAATGTCAGCACATCATTCCGCCTCGAAATATCGGAATACAATGAGGATGATGATTGGTAG